A region of Terriglobales bacterium DNA encodes the following proteins:
- a CDS encoding nuclear transport factor 2 family protein, whose translation MRTGLLCCLLFLLLPLPASAATPETEVRAVITAYQDALADRNIAHLQKTVGSDLISIENGSRREGWGQVRDRRLIPQFARPAPAARWQIVKLSASADMAWAYTKSLLASPHKGDAVVWTVFVLERRGKEWRIVLVDQSSSHAPTATPKPAHR comes from the coding sequence ATGCGTACCGGGCTCCTGTGTTGCCTCCTGTTCCTGCTTCTGCCTCTGCCGGCGTCGGCCGCGACGCCGGAGACCGAGGTGCGGGCCGTCATCACCGCTTACCAGGATGCGCTGGCCGACCGCAACATCGCACACCTCCAGAAGACTGTTGGTAGCGACCTCATCTCCATCGAGAACGGCTCCCGGCGCGAAGGTTGGGGGCAGGTCCGCGACCGCCGCCTCATCCCCCAATTCGCCCGTCCTGCGCCGGCGGCGCGTTGGCAGATCGTCAAGTTGAGCGCCAGCGCTGATATGGCGTGGGCCTACACGAAGAGCCTGCTGGCTTCGCCCCACAAGGGGGACGCCGTCGTATGGACGGTGTTCGTGCTGGAGCGCCGCGGTAAGGAGTGGAGGATCGTGCTGGTGGACCAGTCCTCTTCGCACGCCCCGACGGCTACGCCCAAGCCCGCGCACCGTTAG